From a region of the Hippopotamus amphibius kiboko isolate mHipAmp2 chromosome 3, mHipAmp2.hap2, whole genome shotgun sequence genome:
- the LOC130850181 gene encoding olfactory receptor 9G4-like, which produces MEVGNHTILTEFILVGLSADPQWRLILFGVFLMLYLITLSGNMALVILIHIDIHLHTPMYFFIGNLSFLDFWYTSVYTPKILASCVSEDKCISLAGCGAQFFFSCAVTYTECYLLAAMAYDRHMAICNPLLYTTTMSHSLCTGLIAGSYIGGFLNAVVHTANTFRLSFCGKNIIDHYFCDVPPLVKMSCTDTQVHEKVLLGVVGFTALSNILAILISYFNILLAILRMRTASGRCKAFSTCASHLISVMLFYGSLLFTYSRPSSTYSLGRDKVASLFYTVVNPLLNPLIYSLRNKDVKEAFWKATQIIRPQR; this is translated from the coding sequence ATGGAAGTTGGAAATCACACCATCCTGACTGAATTCATCTTAGTGGGCCTCTCAGCAGATCCCCAGTGGAGGCTGATTCTATTCGGAGTATTTCTGATGCTCTACTTGATCACCTTGTCAGGGAACATGGCCCTAGTTATTTTAATCCATATTGATATTCACCTGCACACACCTATGTATTTCTTCATTGGCAatctgtcttttttggatttctggTACACCTCTGTGTACACTCCCAAAATCCTGGCCAGTTGTGTCTCAGAAGATAAGTGCATTTCCTTGGCTGGATGTGGAGCCCAGTTTTTCTTCTCCTGTGCTGTAACCTACACTGAGTGCTATCTCCTAGCAGCCATGGCATATGACCGCCACATGGCCATCTGTAACCCATTACTTTATACAACTACTATGTCCCATTCTCTGTGTACTGGTCTCATTGCTGGCTCCTACATAGGAGGATTCTTGAATGCTGTAGTCCATACTGCCAACACTTTTCGCCTGAGTTTCTGTGGCAAAAATATCATTGACCACTATTTCTGTGATGTACCACCATTGGTAAAGATGTCTTGTACAGACACCCAGGTCCATGAAAAGGTCCTTCTGGGCGTGGTGGGTTTCACGGCCCTCTCCAACATACTTGCCATCCTAATTTCCTATTTCAACATCCTCCTGGCTATTCTGAGGATGCGCACAGCTTCAGGAAGGTgcaaggccttctccacctgtgcttCACATCTCATCTCTGTCATGCTCTTCTATGGATCTTTGCTCTTTACATATTCAAGGCCAAGTTCCACCTATTCCCTGGGGAGAGACAAAGTGGCATCCCTGTTCTACACTGTGGTCAACCCATTGCTCAACCCTCTCATCTATAGCCTGAGAAACAAAGATGTTAAAGAGGCCTTCTGGAAAGCCACACAGATCATAAGGCCTCAGAGATGA